The genomic window ACATTTATAAGATTTATTCTCAACACGAACATCTCTTTTAACACCAAAGAAACTTAAGATTTTACATGGATTTAAAATATAACAATTAATCCCCATATAACCTAATCTAACAAATTGATAATAATTATTATTAATATCATTAAAGTCAAATTTGTTCTTTGTAAGTGATGATATGTAATAATGCAAAGATAAAAAGTAACAACCCCAACGTCTAATCTCTTCAACAAATCTTTTATCATTTTGTTGTAATTTCATATATCATTTAACCTCCTATATAATCCAAA from Borrelia hispanica CRI includes these protein-coding regions:
- a CDS encoding DUF261 domain-containing protein, which translates into the protein MKLQQNDKRFVEEIRRWGCYFLSLHYYISSLTKNKFDFNDINNNYYQFVRLGYMGINCYILNPCKILSFFGVKRDVRVENKSYKCLKDEFEISEVKIKNNIGSHFMATNNTEVLYDPLFLKDRGQEYHLKSKRIFRKI